From the Hymenobacter yonginensis genome, one window contains:
- a CDS encoding DegT/DnrJ/EryC1/StrS family aminotransferase, protein MPTASQPPQPIQLLDLPAQHAPIRAELEAVLHYSLDESAFIQGPAVQQFARELSRYLGGPHVVPCANGTDALQLALMALRLSPGAEVIVPAFTYVATLEAAAVLGLVPVPADVLPGTFNLDPQAAAAAITPRTGAIVAVHLFGQCADLQALRSLADQHGVALIEDNAQAIGATFQTSRGETWVAGTVGEVGTTSFFPSKNLGGFGDGGALFTRDEARATYLRQLANHGQDRKYHHAHIGLNSRLDTLQAALLRVKLPHLPAWTAARQYVAARYDAALADVPGVAVPNRDPRSTHVFHQYTLTVAEDVPGRRDALQQHLAAHGVPSAVYYPLPTHLQPAYAHLGYRAGQFPVAERLCRTVLSLPIHPTLSDEQVAYIAAVVRAGYHSDEGGS, encoded by the coding sequence GTGCCCACTGCCTCCCAGCCCCCGCAACCTATTCAACTTCTCGATCTGCCCGCCCAGCATGCCCCCATCCGGGCCGAGCTGGAAGCCGTGCTACACTATTCGCTGGATGAATCGGCCTTCATTCAGGGGCCGGCCGTGCAGCAGTTTGCCCGGGAGCTGAGCCGCTACCTCGGCGGGCCGCACGTGGTGCCCTGCGCCAACGGCACCGACGCCCTGCAGCTGGCTTTGATGGCGCTGCGTCTGTCGCCCGGCGCCGAGGTCATCGTGCCGGCTTTCACCTACGTAGCCACGCTGGAAGCCGCCGCTGTGCTGGGGCTGGTGCCCGTGCCGGCCGACGTGCTGCCTGGCACCTTCAACCTCGATCCGCAGGCTGCCGCCGCGGCTATCACGCCTCGCACCGGAGCCATTGTGGCCGTGCATCTGTTTGGGCAGTGCGCCGACCTGCAGGCGCTGCGCAGCTTGGCCGACCAGCACGGCGTGGCGCTGATTGAAGACAACGCCCAAGCCATCGGGGCCACGTTCCAAACCAGCCGGGGCGAAACCTGGGTGGCCGGCACGGTGGGGGAGGTGGGCACCACCTCGTTTTTTCCCAGCAAAAACCTGGGCGGCTTCGGTGATGGCGGCGCGTTGTTTACCCGCGACGAAGCCCGCGCCACCTATCTGCGCCAGCTCGCCAACCACGGCCAGGACCGCAAGTACCACCACGCCCACATCGGCCTCAACTCCCGCCTCGATACGCTGCAGGCCGCGCTGCTGCGCGTGAAGCTGCCGCACCTGCCCGCCTGGACCGCCGCCCGCCAGTATGTGGCCGCCCGCTACGATGCCGCCCTGGCCGACGTGCCCGGCGTGGCGGTGCCAAACCGCGACCCACGCAGCACCCACGTCTTTCACCAATACACGCTTACTGTTGCCGAGGACGTGCCCGGCCGCCGTGACGCGCTGCAGCAGCATCTGGCGGCGCACGGCGTGCCCAGCGCCGTGTATTATCCGCTGCCCACGCACCTACAGCCGGCCTATGCCCACCTGGGCTACCGCGCCGGGCAGTTTCCGGTGGCCGAGCGGCTGTGCCGCACGGTGCTGTCGCTGCCGATTCATCCAACGCTTAGCGACGAGCAGGTAGCCTACATAGCGGCCGTGGTGCGGGCCGGCTATCATTCCGACGAAGGAGGAAGCTGA
- a CDS encoding M48 family metalloprotease, producing the protein MRRSFLTLLLPLAGVAALTTAAINKPAQFSLFSIQQDIELGAQVARQTDSTYRAKGQLMERSRNARAYQLLDGVVKRVLDNGNLKYRTQFPWDVQIIKDDQIQNAFATPGGHIYVYSGLIKFLDNESELAGILGHEIAHADRRHSTQMLQKQYGTSLLLGIVLGNRSNSQLVQLAAGVGQLKFSRDYELDADKYSTIYLNGTRYYDCDGAAGFFIKAEKQGGGGTPEFLSTHPNPGSRITNIQKSAQSLGCASRSVSNTNFTELKRLL; encoded by the coding sequence ATGCGCCGTTCCTTCCTGACGCTGCTTCTGCCACTGGCCGGCGTAGCCGCCCTAACTACCGCCGCCATCAACAAACCCGCGCAGTTCAGCCTGTTCTCCATCCAGCAGGACATTGAGCTGGGTGCCCAGGTGGCCCGCCAGACCGACTCCACCTACCGCGCCAAAGGCCAGCTGATGGAGCGCAGCCGCAACGCCCGCGCCTATCAGCTGCTTGATGGCGTGGTGAAGCGCGTGCTCGACAACGGCAACCTGAAATACCGCACCCAATTCCCGTGGGATGTGCAAATCATCAAGGACGACCAGATCCAGAATGCCTTTGCTACCCCTGGCGGCCACATCTACGTGTACTCAGGCCTGATTAAGTTCCTGGATAATGAGAGCGAGCTGGCCGGCATCCTGGGCCACGAAATTGCCCACGCCGACCGTCGCCACAGCACCCAGATGCTGCAGAAGCAATATGGCACCAGCCTGCTGCTGGGCATCGTGCTTGGCAACCGTTCCAACAGCCAGCTGGTGCAGCTGGCGGCAGGCGTGGGCCAGCTCAAGTTCAGCCGCGACTACGAGCTGGACGCCGACAAATACTCCACCATCTACCTCAACGGCACCCGCTACTACGACTGCGACGGGGCCGCCGGCTTCTTCATTAAGGCTGAAAAGCAGGGGGGAGGCGGCACGCCCGAGTTCCTGAGCACCCACCCCAACCCCGGCTCGCGCATCACCAACATCCAGAAAAGCGCCCAGTCGCTGGGCTGCGCCAGCCGCTCGGTCAGCAACACTAATTTCACGGAGCTGAAGCGGCTGCTGTAA